In Aggregicoccus sp. 17bor-14, the genomic window GCCGGTGTCGAGCAGCGCCTCGAGGTCCTTGCCCACGCGCTCGCGCAGGGCGGGCGCGCTCTCGATGCCCTCCTGCTCGACGAGGCTCACCAGCCCCACCCAGCCGTCGCGCCCCGAGCGCTTCGCCGCGTAGAGGCAGCGGTCCGCGAGCTCCAGCACCTCCTCCCACGGCAGCGCCTCGGGGGCGCCGGGGAAGAAGGGGAAGGCCGCGAAGCCGATGGAGGTGGTGCAGCGCAGCGTCTGCCCGTTGCCCAGGTCGAAGGTGTGGTGGCGGATGGCGTCGCGCAGCTTGAGCGCGATCGCCTCCGCGGCGCGGCGGTCCGTCTGCTGCGCCACCACGAGGAACTCCTCGCCGCCCCAGCGCACCAGCGTGTCCGTCTCGCGCAGCACGCTGCGCAGCACGTCGCTCGCCTGCTGCAGCACGCGGTCGCCCATGGCGTGGCCGTAGGTGTCGTTGACCTGCTTGAAGTAGTCCAGGTCCACCATGAAGAAGAGCAGGTCCGCGTTGGGCGGGCCCAGCTCGCGCGTGCGCCGGTCGCTGGTGCTCCAGCGCCGCAGCACCCGGTTCGCGTCCTCCGGCAGCGTGAGGCGCAGGAAGCGGCGGTTCTTCGCGCCGGTGAGCGGGTCCAGCAGCGTGGTCTCCTCCAGCTCGCGGGTGCGCTCGCGCACCAGCGCCTCCAGCCGCTCGTTCTCCTTGCGCAGCCGCGCCGTCTGCCAGCGCACCGCGAGCACCACCAGCCCGGTGAGCGCCAGCCCGAACACCATCAGCCACGCCGGGTGGCGCCACCAGGGCGTGGGCACGTGGAAGGCGAGGGAGGCGACCGGCCCCCAGGCGCCCGGGCCCAGGCGCGCGCGCGCCTCGAAGCGGTAGTCGCCCGGCGGCAGCGCCGTGTAGCGCGCGCGCCCCACGGCCTCGCCCTCGCGCCACGCGTCCTCGAAGCCCACCAGCCGCACCTGCGTCTCCAGCGCGGTGGGGCTCACGTAGCTGGGCACCGAGTAGAGCAGCTCCACCGTGCGCGCCCCCTTCGGCACCTGCTGCACGCCGGGCGCGTGGGGGTCTGCGCGCTGCTGGTCGAAGGAGAGGCCGGTGAGCACCGCGGTGGGCGGCGGCGGCGGCCCCGCGTCGCGCGAGGCCTCGTAGTGCGCGAGCCCGCTGCTCATCCCCACCCACACGTCCCCGTTGGGCTCCACCAGGAGCGCGCCGCCCGAGCAGTCCTCGCCCGGCGTGCCGTCGCCGCGCGTGATGCGCTCGAGCTGCCCCGTGCGCGCCTCCCAGCGCTTGATGCCGTTGGAGGTGCCCACCCACAGCCGCCCGCGCGGGTCGTAGCCCAGCGAGTACACCGTGTCCGCGGAGAGCTCCGCCGGCGCGTCCAGCGGCTCGGCGCGGCCCGTGTCCGGGTGGAAGCGGCTGAGGCCGTGCTCGTTCCAGTAGCTCACCACCAGGTCACCCGAGGGCGTCTCGGTGGCGATGGACAGGTGCGCATCCTGCAGCCCCGCCTCCTTCGCGTAGCGCACCCAGCGCCCGGCCTCGAGCCGCGCGAGCCCGTAGCGCCCGGCGACCCACACCCGCCCCGCGTGGTCGCGCAGGAGCGTGTTGACCTGCTCGTCCGGCTTGCCGCCGGGCAGCGCCACGTGCTCCACGCGCGGCTGCGTGGGGTGCGCGCCCGGGACGAGCCGCAGCAGGCCCTGGTGCAGCGTGGCCACGTAGAGCGCGCCGGTGGGCGAGCCGTCCGGGTCCACCAGCAGCGCGCTCACCGCCTTGCTGCCGCGCGGCAGGCCCAGCTCCACGTCCTTCCACTCGCGCCCGCCCGGGGCGAGGTAGCGCAGGGGGCTGGTGGCGAGCCCGCCCGGGTTGCCGCCCGCCCAGAGGCCGCCGGCCCCGTCCTCGGCCACCGCGAACACGGGGTAGTTCGCCACCGGCTTCGCGCCCTCCCAGCCGCCCGGCGTGCCGCGCGCGAGCCCCGCCTGGGTGCCCACCCACAGCCGCCCCTCGCGGTCGCGGAAGGCCGTCCACACCGTGTCCGCCGGCAGCCCCGTGCGGCGCGTGTGCGCGCTGAGCACCAGCCGCCCCTGCAGCCGGTGCACGCCCTCGCTCGCCACCCACAGCGAGCCCTCGCGGTCCACCAGCACCGCCTCGGCCCAGTGCGTGGGCAGCCCCTGCGCCTCGCCCAGCA contains:
- a CDS encoding two-component regulator propeller domain-containing protein; translation: MRSALSFEASSSRLLRLAATAALLWLAGGGVREAVAAQGPVRRAVPVQSLEVRAPAASAAAAPAAQQPPGHYGFRSYGSEQGLRNLAVSMLAQDAQGFLWAATEEGLYRFDGQRFQRFGRAEGLPTTEFNALGLGRDGHLWAATSGGLALLEDGRFRALGPAQGLPAGAVQTVASTGDGRVYVGTREGLYEGPGPAGPFRRVQDYPARSVPVLWVAPDGSTLYAVQGRKLMWREQPRGAPPGPWSLRELPDTQYVLSMARDAGGRLWLRGPESLWMLRTPTGPVEDRTASLPGPPVLTSAVTLDGEGRLWVATSMGVVRFEGEHAVVLGEAQGLPTHWAEAVLVDREGSLWVASEGVHRLQGRLVLSAHTRRTGLPADTVWTAFRDREGRLWVGTQAGLARGTPGGWEGAKPVANYPVFAVAEDGAGGLWAGGNPGGLATSPLRYLAPGGREWKDVELGLPRGSKAVSALLVDPDGSPTGALYVATLHQGLLRLVPGAHPTQPRVEHVALPGGKPDEQVNTLLRDHAGRVWVAGRYGLARLEAGRWVRYAKEAGLQDAHLSIATETPSGDLVVSYWNEHGLSRFHPDTGRAEPLDAPAELSADTVYSLGYDPRGRLWVGTSNGIKRWEARTGQLERITRGDGTPGEDCSGGALLVEPNGDVWVGMSSGLAHYEASRDAGPPPPPTAVLTGLSFDQQRADPHAPGVQQVPKGARTVELLYSVPSYVSPTALETQVRLVGFEDAWREGEAVGRARYTALPPGDYRFEARARLGPGAWGPVASLAFHVPTPWWRHPAWLMVFGLALTGLVVLAVRWQTARLRKENERLEALVRERTRELEETTLLDPLTGAKNRRFLRLTLPEDANRVLRRWSTSDRRTRELGPPNADLLFFMVDLDYFKQVNDTYGHAMGDRVLQQASDVLRSVLRETDTLVRWGGEEFLVVAQQTDRRAAEAIALKLRDAIRHHTFDLGNGQTLRCTTSIGFAAFPFFPGAPEALPWEEVLELADRCLYAAKRSGRDGWVGLVSLVEQEGIESAPALRERVGKDLEALLDTGTVELRSSFGPERKVAFR